From Brevibacillus marinus, a single genomic window includes:
- a CDS encoding DoxX family protein: MQTEKNRINVGHEIVIPENPVSHFLFSNTRSAWIWLVIRLYLGYEWLMAGWGKAFGAKRDNWTGENAGAAIQGFIKGALEKAEAGKDVSGWYASFLEDFVLPNAKLFSYLVAYGEVLVGLGLIVGLLTGIAAFFGGFMNAAFLFAGTVSSNPLLFILATWLVLAWKVAGWYGLDRWALPYLGTPWDRKAKA; the protein is encoded by the coding sequence ATGCAAACCGAAAAAAACAGGATCAACGTGGGACATGAGATTGTGATTCCGGAAAACCCCGTCTCGCACTTCCTCTTCAGCAATACGCGATCCGCCTGGATCTGGCTGGTGATTCGCCTTTATCTGGGCTACGAATGGCTGATGGCCGGTTGGGGAAAAGCGTTCGGGGCGAAGCGGGACAATTGGACGGGAGAGAATGCGGGGGCAGCGATTCAAGGCTTTATCAAAGGAGCGCTGGAAAAAGCGGAAGCGGGGAAAGACGTTTCCGGTTGGTATGCATCTTTCCTGGAGGACTTTGTCCTGCCCAATGCCAAACTATTCTCCTACCTCGTCGCCTATGGCGAAGTGCTGGTCGGGCTCGGTCTGATCGTCGGCCTGCTGACGGGGATCGCCGCTTTCTTCGGCGGTTTTATGAACGCGGCCTTCTTGTTTGCCGGCACGGTAAGTTCCAATCCGCTCCTGTTCATTCTCGCAACCTGGCTGGTGCTGGCCTGGAAGGTAGCCGGCTGGTACGGGCTGGATCGCTGGGCACTGCCTTATCTCGGCACCCCCTGGGACCGGAAAGCGAAAGCGTAA